A DNA window from Bradyrhizobium barranii subsp. barranii contains the following coding sequences:
- a CDS encoding four-carbon acid sugar kinase family protein translates to MGRRDGEPAAVSGASTLPDGPLVAFYGDDYTGSSAAMEALTFAGLPTILFLEPPTPERLVSIGQYRGIGIAGTARAKDPAWMEQNLPPAFAVLAGIGAPIAHYKVCSTFDSSPQIGSIGRAIDLAVPQLGGAWHPLLVGSPAMGRYQMFGHLFADVNGVGHRLDRHPTMSRHPVTPMDESDLGRHLAKQTARSIGLIDFVTMANGGADLALMRARGAGTEIISLDVLDQASLIEAGRLIWEYRGERLFVAGSQGVEQALVAYWRSAGLIADSKPDLRLAGVERIACVSGSCSPVTAAQIAHAADNGFDVERLDATRAVDAAEWTREIGRAAERAVAALASGRDALLITASGPDDPAIGALNAAIEASGATASAVNERIGAGLGQALDAILETARLPRAVVAGGDTSGHALQAMGIYALTAIAPLAEGAPLNRASSDRAHANIEIALKGGQVGGIDLFCRARDGG, encoded by the coding sequence ATGGGACGCCGCGATGGCGAGCCCGCAGCCGTGAGCGGCGCATCCACCCTGCCCGACGGTCCACTCGTTGCCTTCTACGGCGACGATTACACCGGCTCGTCCGCGGCGATGGAGGCCCTCACCTTCGCAGGCCTGCCGACAATCCTGTTCCTCGAACCTCCGACGCCCGAACGTCTCGTTTCTATCGGGCAGTACCGCGGCATCGGCATCGCCGGCACGGCGCGCGCGAAGGATCCGGCCTGGATGGAGCAAAACCTGCCCCCGGCTTTCGCGGTGCTCGCAGGTATCGGCGCGCCGATCGCACACTACAAGGTGTGCTCGACCTTCGACTCCTCGCCGCAGATCGGCTCGATCGGGCGTGCGATCGATCTCGCCGTGCCGCAGCTCGGCGGCGCCTGGCATCCGCTCCTCGTGGGATCGCCGGCGATGGGGCGCTATCAGATGTTCGGCCATCTGTTCGCGGACGTGAATGGCGTCGGCCATCGTCTCGACCGGCACCCGACCATGTCGCGTCATCCGGTGACGCCGATGGACGAGTCCGATCTCGGCCGACATCTTGCAAAACAGACGGCGCGATCGATCGGACTGATCGACTTCGTCACCATGGCCAATGGCGGCGCGGATCTGGCGCTGATGCGCGCGAGGGGCGCCGGCACCGAGATCATCTCGCTCGACGTGCTCGACCAGGCATCGCTGATCGAAGCCGGCCGCCTGATCTGGGAATATCGCGGCGAGCGCCTCTTTGTCGCCGGCTCGCAAGGTGTCGAGCAGGCCCTGGTCGCCTATTGGCGGTCGGCCGGCCTGATTGCCGACAGCAAGCCCGATCTGCGCCTTGCCGGCGTCGAGCGCATCGCGTGCGTCTCCGGCTCCTGCTCGCCCGTCACCGCCGCGCAGATCGCGCATGCCGCGGACAACGGCTTCGACGTCGAGCGGCTCGATGCGACGCGCGCGGTCGACGCGGCTGAATGGACCAGGGAGATCGGCCGCGCTGCCGAACGTGCGGTCGCGGCGCTCGCGTCGGGGCGCGATGCGCTCCTGATCACCGCAAGCGGCCCCGACGATCCCGCCATCGGCGCGCTCAACGCAGCCATCGAGGCGAGCGGCGCAACGGCGAGTGCGGTGAACGAGCGCATCGGCGCGGGGCTCGGCCAGGCGCTGGACGCCATTCTGGAAACCGCGCGGCTCCCGCGCGCCGTGGTCGCCGGCGGCGACACGTCCGGCCATGCGCTGCAGGCGATGGGCATCTATGCGCTGACCGCGATCGCCCCTCTCGCAGAAGGCGCGCCACTCAACCGCGCATCATCGGATCGCGCGCATGCGAACATCGAGATCGCGCTCAAGGGCGGACAGGTCGGCGGGATCGATCTGTTCTGCCGGGCGAGGGACGGCGGTTAG
- a CDS encoding ribulose-bisphosphate carboxylase large subunit family protein, whose protein sequence is MTQNPVRIEADYLIETPEDPRPAAETMAGEQSSGTFVAVPGETPELKARAAARVESIELLDAISAPSLPVARPINPDGPWNRARVTLSWPLDNIGASLPNLVTAIAGNLWELRQLTGLRLLDLRLPLAFAAAYPGPKFGVAGTRELTGVSGRPLIGTIIKPSIGLSPAETANLVATLCEAGIDFIKDDELQSDGAYCPFDARVRAVMRVVNDHADRTGKKVMVAFNLTGEIDQMRRRHDLVLSEGGTCVMASINSVGLAGMVEMCRHTQLPVHAHRNGWGALNRHPALGWHYTAWHKIWRLAGADHMHVNGIGNKFSETDDSVVTSAKAALTPMFAHKPCIAMPVFSSGQTPAQAAPTWRALGSTDLIFAAGGGILAHPAGPAAGVADLRAAWDAAMASPQP, encoded by the coding sequence GTGACGCAAAATCCTGTTCGCATCGAAGCCGACTATCTGATCGAAACGCCTGAAGATCCGCGTCCTGCCGCGGAAACCATGGCGGGCGAGCAGTCGAGCGGCACGTTCGTTGCGGTGCCCGGCGAAACGCCGGAGCTGAAAGCGCGTGCGGCCGCCCGAGTCGAGAGCATCGAGTTGCTCGATGCAATCTCCGCGCCGTCGCTCCCGGTCGCCCGCCCGATCAACCCAGATGGCCCCTGGAATCGCGCGCGCGTGACGTTGTCATGGCCGCTCGACAATATCGGCGCGTCATTGCCAAATCTCGTCACGGCGATCGCCGGCAATCTCTGGGAGTTGCGCCAGCTGACCGGCCTGCGGCTGCTCGACCTGCGCCTGCCGCTCGCGTTTGCCGCCGCCTATCCCGGACCGAAGTTCGGCGTCGCCGGCACGCGCGAGCTGACCGGTGTCAGCGGTCGCCCGCTGATCGGCACCATCATCAAGCCGAGCATCGGGCTCAGCCCGGCCGAGACGGCCAATCTGGTCGCCACGCTGTGCGAGGCCGGCATCGACTTCATCAAGGACGACGAGCTGCAATCGGACGGCGCCTATTGTCCGTTCGACGCGCGTGTGCGCGCCGTGATGCGCGTCGTCAACGACCACGCTGATCGAACCGGCAAGAAGGTCATGGTCGCCTTCAACCTCACCGGCGAGATCGACCAGATGCGCCGCCGGCACGATCTGGTGCTCAGCGAGGGCGGCACCTGCGTGATGGCGAGCATCAACTCGGTCGGGCTCGCTGGCATGGTCGAGATGTGCCGCCATACGCAGCTTCCCGTTCATGCGCATCGCAACGGCTGGGGCGCGCTGAACCGTCATCCCGCGCTCGGCTGGCATTATACGGCGTGGCACAAGATCTGGCGGCTGGCCGGCGCCGACCACATGCACGTCAACGGCATCGGCAACAAGTTCAGCGAGACCGATGACAGCGTGGTCACATCCGCAAAGGCGGCGCTGACGCCGATGTTCGCGCACAAACCATGCATCGCGATGCCCGTGTTCTCCTCGGGCCAGACGCCGGCTCAGGCCGCGCCGACCTGGCGCGCACTCGGTTCGACAGATCTGATCTTCGCAGCAGGCGGCGGCATTCTCGCCCATCCCGCTGGACCGGCCGCCGGCGTTGCCGATTTGCGCGCAGCATGGGACGCCGCGATGGCGAGCCCGCAGCCGTGA
- a CDS encoding VOC family protein, with protein sequence MSRFFGEIRQAGYVVDDIEKAMDYWSRELGIGPWFYNPRVPIVNYHYRGKAYEPHNSVALANSGPLQMELIQIRNDAPSMYADFLKAGHKGLQHVAYWTEDYDADLSRLEADGFKPVMSGEVGARGRFVYFDTEYHPGTVIELSEVSGPKGKMFDLIRAAAKGWDGRDPVRPFPDLTKL encoded by the coding sequence ATGAGCCGTTTTTTTGGTGAGATCCGGCAAGCCGGCTACGTCGTTGACGACATCGAGAAGGCCATGGATTATTGGAGCCGCGAGCTCGGCATCGGGCCGTGGTTCTATAATCCGCGGGTTCCAATCGTGAACTACCACTATCGCGGCAAGGCCTATGAGCCGCACAATTCAGTGGCGCTGGCCAATTCCGGTCCGCTGCAGATGGAGCTGATCCAGATCCGCAACGATGCGCCGTCGATGTATGCCGACTTCCTGAAAGCCGGACATAAGGGTCTGCAGCACGTCGCTTACTGGACCGAAGACTACGACGCCGATCTCTCCCGTCTCGAAGCCGACGGTTTCAAGCCGGTCATGAGCGGCGAAGTCGGCGCGCGCGGTCGTTTCGTCTATTTCGACACGGAGTATCATCCGGGAACGGTGATCGAACTGTCTGAAGTCTCGGGACCCAAGGGCAAGATGTTCGACCTCATCCGCGCAGCCGCCAAGGGCTGGGACGGGCGCGACCCCGTGCGTCCCTTCCCCGATCTGACCAAGCTCTAG
- a CDS encoding TRAP transporter large permease yields MTIAEHQMTDYLAAAAHPASDAGTRKLASAFGTVDRWLGAVVETAAAGVVLVEIGIMLAGVIMRYVFHSPLIWSDELASILFLWLSMLGAVIALRRGEHMRMTGLVSHVGPGARAFLDTIAAVAPLALLALILHPAFDYASEEQVIVTPALEISNAWRAAAIPVGMTLMAVVAAIRLATHHRLALIVAALITITVLIAAFWLAGPLLAPLGRYNLIIFFVGVVAANVFAGVPIAFSFALATFGYLALTTSVPMMVMVGRLDEGMSHLILLAVPLFIFLGALIEMTGMARAMIQFLASLLGHVRGGLSYVLIGAMYLVSGISGSKIADMAAIAPVLLPEMQRRGAKPGDLVALLSATGAQTETIPPSIVLITIGSVTGVSIAALFTGGLLPALVVGTALCVVVWRRYRHEDLSHVRRASKREIAKLTMVALPAILLPFVIRTAVVEGVATATEVSTIGIAYAVLMGLVVYRQFPWRRLKSMLVETASLTGAIIFIIGCATAMAWGLTQSGFSQQLAKAMAAIPGGAYGFLAISIVAFVVLGSVLEGIPAIVLFGPLLFPIAKQAGVHEVHYAMVVILAMGIGLFAPPFGVGYYGACAISKISPDEGLKHIWGYVAALFIGLVVVAAVPWLSIGFLKF; encoded by the coding sequence ATGACGATCGCAGAGCATCAGATGACGGACTATCTGGCGGCGGCCGCGCACCCTGCTTCCGATGCAGGCACGCGCAAGCTTGCGAGCGCCTTTGGCACCGTCGACCGCTGGCTCGGTGCCGTGGTCGAGACCGCCGCGGCCGGTGTCGTGCTGGTCGAGATCGGCATCATGCTCGCCGGCGTCATCATGCGATACGTCTTCCACAGCCCGCTGATCTGGTCGGACGAGCTGGCCTCGATCCTGTTTCTCTGGCTCTCAATGCTGGGCGCGGTGATCGCGCTGCGCCGGGGCGAGCACATGCGCATGACAGGGCTCGTCAGCCATGTCGGCCCGGGCGCGCGCGCCTTTCTCGACACGATCGCGGCGGTGGCGCCGCTAGCCCTGCTGGCGCTGATCCTGCATCCCGCCTTCGATTATGCGAGCGAGGAACAGGTCATCGTCACCCCGGCGCTGGAGATCAGCAATGCCTGGCGCGCAGCCGCAATTCCCGTCGGGATGACCCTGATGGCCGTCGTCGCCGCGATCCGGCTCGCGACGCATCACCGCCTCGCGTTGATCGTCGCGGCCCTTATCACCATCACCGTCCTGATTGCCGCGTTCTGGCTTGCCGGACCGCTGCTCGCCCCGCTCGGACGCTACAATCTCATCATTTTCTTCGTCGGCGTGGTCGCGGCCAACGTGTTCGCCGGCGTACCGATCGCCTTCTCCTTTGCGCTCGCGACCTTCGGCTATCTGGCGCTGACAACCAGCGTACCGATGATGGTGATGGTCGGCCGTCTCGATGAAGGCATGTCGCACCTGATCCTGCTCGCGGTGCCGCTGTTCATTTTCCTCGGTGCGTTGATCGAGATGACCGGCATGGCGCGGGCCATGATCCAGTTTCTGGCAAGCCTGCTCGGACATGTCAGGGGCGGACTGTCCTACGTGCTGATCGGGGCCATGTATCTGGTCTCCGGCATCTCCGGCTCGAAGATCGCCGACATGGCCGCGATCGCGCCGGTGCTGCTGCCGGAGATGCAGCGGCGCGGCGCCAAGCCCGGCGACCTCGTCGCGCTGCTGTCGGCCACCGGCGCGCAGACCGAGACCATTCCGCCGAGCATCGTGCTGATCACTATCGGCTCGGTGACCGGTGTCTCGATCGCGGCGCTGTTCACGGGCGGGCTGCTGCCGGCCCTGGTCGTGGGCACGGCGCTCTGCGTGGTGGTGTGGCGGCGCTACCGGCATGAGGATCTGAGCCATGTGCGGCGTGCCTCCAAGCGCGAGATCGCGAAACTCACAATGGTCGCTCTGCCCGCCATCCTGCTGCCCTTCGTGATCCGCACCGCCGTTGTGGAAGGTGTTGCCACTGCCACGGAGGTCTCGACGATCGGCATCGCCTACGCCGTGTTGATGGGCCTTGTGGTCTACCGCCAGTTTCCCTGGCGGCGGCTGAAATCCATGCTGGTCGAGACGGCCTCGCTGACGGGCGCAATCATCTTCATCATCGGCTGCGCCACGGCGATGGCCTGGGGACTGACGCAATCCGGCTTCTCGCAACAGCTGGCGAAGGCGATGGCGGCGATCCCCGGCGGCGCCTACGGCTTCCTCGCGATCTCGATTGTGGCCTTCGTCGTGCTCGGCAGCGTGCTCGAAGGCATTCCGGCCATCGTGCTGTTCGGCCCATTGCTGTTTCCGATTGCCAAGCAGGCCGGCGTGCACGAAGTGCACTATGCGATGGTCGTGATCCTCGCGATGGGCATCGGCCTGTTCGCGCCGCCGTTCGGCGTCGGCTATTACGGCGCCTGCGCGATCAGCAAGATATCGCCGGACGAAGGCCTCAAGCACATCTGGGGCTATGTCGCGGCGCTCTTCATCGGCCTCGTCGTCGTCGCGGCCGTGCCGTGGCTGTCGATCGGCTTCCTCAAATTCTGA